A region of the Parambassis ranga chromosome 24, fParRan2.1, whole genome shotgun sequence genome:
GGTGACGAAGGAAGAAAGCCGCCGACCGCCACTGTTCCTCATGGAGAGATTGATGACCAGGTCGAAGTGGTTGTCCGCCAAGTAGTTCATGATGCTGCGCTGCTTCTCTTTGGTGGGACAGtcgctgtcctcctcctcctcctcttcaaacGGCCAATCGACTGCAGTCACCTGGACGGAGGGCGGAGTCTTTAACTTTAAAAACTGGTGACTAACGGCGTTCCTTATGGCACCATCCTGTGTCCactctttgtattttatttagctCCTACCTCTAGACcatggctgtgttcgaaatcactcactcactccccatatggggaggtcaatgtagggcaccatagAGTGAACTcgttgtgaaagcattttcggACATTTCAGACACTACCTCTGTGATTTTCTGTCATCGTTAATGACatcattgctgtcgcaaattaaacgagccgatctctgccggctgaACAATCTCTGTTATATATATCTCTtagttataatttgtgccttTATAGTCTAATGAAGCCAGTTTTATGGCAAAACGACACAaccggtcatgctacattctttaaaacaTCATTATATTTGTAAGTCAGGTGACGTAACGTCCGTTCCAGTTCTCTTCGCTGGTCtgcacaatgcatgatgggacatattgctaaaagtagtgaccatcggatggaaactacttttcatgatgcattgtgggatacattgagggccctatatggggtctataatttctcaataagatttcggacagcactacacaccctatatagtgattagggagtgatttcgaacacagtcCATATCTTCAggaaagtaaataaaacataagGCGCACTTTTACCTTGACACCGTGTTCTGTGTAGAAGTCAGCCGTACCCAGACTGGCATACAGGTCGTATCCCAGGGACTCCAGAGCCTTCACGGTAGGCAGCAGTTCGCTCTTGTTCTacatgaaatcaaataaataaatgattgattttaaattatttttaaccctaaactaaaaaaaaataatgtattttttttagcatttgaaTTTAAATATTCTCTTAATTAATTATTGATTTGAGCcgttactgttttttttttatcatggcATTACATTTTTTGTTGGGAATTTCCTGGTTTATTTGATTAGAAATTATTTTGTGTACTTTTCATCAGGCACACGTTGTCACATGAGAGACTTATTGGGGTAAAATCTGCAGTTTTGTTTCCACATCACCGAGCAGccacacagccacaaaaaaaaacatctgtttaaCACAACCCAAGACTGAGAATGTTCTGATGTGACCACGTTCCACTAAAATGCATAATTCTAACTGCCAGCTGGAGCTCAGATCAGCTGAGCACATCTGTTAAACTCATCAGTGCGTCTCTGCTTTAATGTCTCGCTCTCGCCTGTGTGTACCTTGTAGCTGCCgatggagaggaggatgttgttcTTGGGGATCTTGAAGCCCGTGGAGAGCATGGCTTTGAGGTAAGCTTCGTATCGGTTCTCTCCAAAACAGGCCACTTCTCCGGTGCTGGTCATCTCCACCCCGAGCACCACATCGGCTCCGGCCAGCCGAGAGAAGGAGAACTGAGGGACCTAAAGATGCGTGGTTGATTTtagtatatatacatacatgtgaCAGAGTTTTTTGGTTTGAGTCTGACTGCTTACCTTGACTCCCACAATCCCTTTCCCTCTCATTAGGCCCACAggctccacctcctctcccaTGATGGCCTGAGTTGCCAAGGCAACAAGGTCCACTCCAAGCGTCTTGGATACAAACGGGAAGGAGCGGGAAACTCGGACGTTGCACTCGATCACCTTCAGCTGGTCATCCTGGCAGAACAAGAACGTCACATTTCACTCAGTCCTTCATTTTCACACATGAAACGTCCGTCTATCATCGGGGAGTTCGTTTCTCACCTTTGCGATCAGCTGCAGGTTGAAGGGTCCAGTGACCTGCAGCTCCTGACCGATGGCATGAACAATCATCTTGATCCTCTCTATAGTTTTCTGATTGAGATCCTGAGGTGGCGTCACAAGGGTGGCGTCACCAGAGTGCACTCCAGCATTCTCCACGTGTTCAGACACCGCGATGGCGATGACTACTCCGTCACATGCCACAGCATCCACGTCAATCTCCTGAAGTAAAATGCAAGAAAAGACACACCGTGATACATTCTACCCCGTCTTATACGAGTTTGTCAGTTAGGTTTTGCTTGCCTTGGCCTCCTGTATGAATTTAGAGATGACCACAGGGTGTTCCTTGGACACGGCGACAGCATTACTGAGGTATTTCTCGAGGTCGCTGTCGCTGTAAGCAACATTCATGGCTGCTCCACTGAGTACGTAAGAGGGACGAACCAGGCTGGGGTACCCAACCGTCTGACAAAACTTCACAGCAGACTGGAAACAAAAGGAGGACGTGTGAGTATCGAACGGTAGTTTAATATTCTGGTTGTTATATTAGCATTAAAAACACTCTGTACCTCTGTTTCAGAGAGCTCCTTCCACTGCGGCTGGCTGATGCCGATGGTGTCCAGCATTCTCGAGAACTTGAAGCGATTCTCGGCGGTGTCGATGAACTCGGGTGAGGTTCCCAATATGCGACACTGCTGGCGGTGCAGCGCCATGGCGATGTTGTTGGGCAGCTGGCCTCCCATAGAGAGGATGACTCCCTCGGGGTTCTCCCTCTCGTAGATATCCATCACCACCtgacatcaatcaatcaatcatacAATTACATTTAAATCACCGTGTCTTCAGATATGATTTCTGGTAAAGcttctgattttgtttgttgcaagaaaaacaaacattttaccTCAAATGAAATCTCATCAAAGTAGAGACGGTCACACATGTCGTAGTCTGTGCTGACTGTCTCAGGGTTGTAGTTCACCATGATGGTCTTAAAGCCCATCTGCAAATAATGTCATACACATttggttatttaaaaaaaaaaaaatcacagacgGGAAGATCTATTGATCCGATATAAGCGTAAATATAGTGATATTATatataagtttattatctttcaGTATAGTCCTCTGTGTTCAGCTATTGGTAACACCTGTGTAAAGGTAAATTAATCCAAAAGTAAACATTCAAACTGTACCTTCCTGAGTTCCATGATGCACCCAACCGCGCACCAATCAAACTCCACGCTGCTGCCGATGCGGTACACGCCCGAGCCGATCACCATGACGTGCTGGTCACTGAAGCCCAGGTCGTTCTCGGTGCCGTGGTAGGTCAGGTACAGGTAGTTTGTGTGTGCGGGCCATTCGGCTGCCACTGTGTCGATCTGCTTCACCACCGGAAGGATGGACCAATCACGGCGCAGCTTTCTGACCGCCAGCTCAGTGCTGTAAAAAGGGGGCAAAGTAACAATgaaatacactgtgtgtgtgtgtggttcttgAATAAGAGTCTGTCATTGTGCCCTCTGGTCGGGTTCAACCTTCCAACCCACCTCTGTACAGCCAGGGCGATCTGCTTGTCTGAGAAGCCCAGCTGCTTGGCCTTGAGCATCACCTCTGGAGGCATGGTGCTCTCGTCCTGCATGGATAAAGTCAGTGAGACGAAGCGTCCCTAACTGCCCCTTGTTTTTTCGTGTTAGTTTTCGCCTCATCACCCGTACCTGGTTGTACGTCTCCAGCAGTCGCTCGTGGTCAGCGATGTTCTTCATCTTGTGTAAGAACCAGCGGTCGATTTTGGTGAGCTCGTACAGCTGGTCCACGGTGTAGCCGGCTCTGAGCGCCGCTGCCAGCACAAAGATGCGTTTATCTGTGGGAGTCTGCAACTCctggagagaagagaagagaagagaggggaCAACGGTGTCATTAAAAAGTGACCCGGGCTCAGAGGAACAtcagcaccacctactggtCTAATTTAAATACGTCTTCTTACACCGTCAAGGTTTTTTTAGGCCATTTCTGCTTCAAGCTTGTTCCTTTGTACTTTAAAATGTTTGAACAAGCTCATTTATGTTGCAATTCAATCATATTCCTGCATTTTCTTGCAAACTAATTTAATCACAGATGTCAGAATGTGGAGTTACCAGGCTATTTGTGCAAGCTGATATGTCAATAACTTCCAAGCTGAAAGTCAGGTCCTTTAATGCCGACCTATTGGAGCAGGAGATGTTTGCAAGATTGAAGATGTGGGAAAGGCAGAAAAAGCTAAAAAGCTAAAAAGCAGACCCTCTCTGAGACGGGCTTGATGGTGTGGTCAAAGCCGACGCAGTTCTCATCCACCATCCTCAGAGCTTTCTGGAAGGCTTCCTCAAAGCTGCGGCCAATAGCCATCACCTCACctgtgagaggggggggggggcaaaaacATCACAACCCTTGGCTTAGTATGATGTGAAGTAATTAGCTCTGAGGATACTCAGGACCAAAACATGTTTCCCTCTTACCAACACTCTTCATGGAGCTGCCGATCTTGGTGGAAACCCTGAGGAACTTGCTGAGGTCCCAGCGAggcaccttcaccacacagtaGTCCAAACTGGGCTCGAAGTTTGCAGTTGTAGAGTTGGTGACAGAGTTtctagaaaaaaataaactgatgaACTGAATGAACTTGATCGCATTGTTTACACCTGCACATTTAAGGACCTGCATAACAGTTCTGAACAGTCAAATGAAAGACGTACTTTAACAGCGGCAGAGGGATCCCCAGACCAAGTTTAGCTGCTACGTAGGCTAGAGGGTAACCGGTCGCTTTGCTGGCCAGGGCAGAGCTCCGTGACAGACGTGCGTTCACCTCGATGATGTAGTACTGACAAATATCCAGACACACAAGTTACAACACTCAGACTGTCTCGGGTAAACATTTATATTTCAAAGGTTCTGTTTTTGCTTGTACCTGGTCAGATTCAGGGTTCAGAGCGTACTGGATGTTACATTCTCCCACGATGCCGAGATGCCGGATGACTTTGATGGCGGTGTTCCTCAGCATGTTGTACTCGTGGTCGTTAAGTGTCTGACTGGGCGCCACCACAATGGATTCCCCAGTGTGGATGCCCAGCGGGTCGATATTCTCCATGTTACACACCTGAACAAGCAGACCCTCCAAATCAACTGGAGCCTTTCACTGATGCTTTAATAGAGTGTGTTTTGTGCGTTactcacagtgacacagttGTCATAGGCGTCCCGGACCACCTCGTACTCGATCTCCTTCCAGCCTTTCAGGGATTTGTCCACCAGAACCTGGGAGGTGTGCGCGAAGGCCGATGTCACCAGGGTGGTCAGCTCCTCTCGGTTATTGGCAAAGCCGGAGCCCAACCCGCCCAGAGCGAACGCTGAGCGTACCAGGACGGGGTAGCCCAGACGCTCAGCAGCCGCCACggcctacaaaaaaaaaaacagataaacgTCAAAACcagaatgacaaaaaaaagttcTGATGAGAGGGATGAGGCACCTCACCTGCTCCACTGACAGGGCTGCTTCACTGGGAGCAACGTGTTCATTGATTTCCTCCATTTTCTCCACAAAGATCTTCCGGTCCTCCGTCATCTCAATGGAGGCAACCGGAGTCCCCAGGACCTTGACGTGGTACTTCTCCAGAACGCCCAGCTTGGTCAGCTCCACGCCACAATTCAGAGCCGTCTGACCGCCAAACGTCAGCAGAACACCGTCCGGGCGCTCATTTTTTATCACCTGGAAATACAAGCCAGGAACTTTTGGGGTCAATAAACAGATTACACCAAAAACGCTGCTATCTTTTATCTCATCAGTAGAACAGAGAGAATCCATACCTGAGTGACATACTCTGGTGTTATCGGTAGAAAGTAGACTTTGTCAGCAAGACCTTTGGAGGTCTGGACAGTGGCAATGTTTGGGTTGATCAACACAGTCTGGATATTCTCCTCCTTCAGAGCCTTAATggcctgaaaacaaaaaaaaaacaaaccatgtTAGCAGGACACACAGAAACTGAATATAACTCatacaaaatgtgttttgttccaCAGACCTGTGAGCCTGAGTAGTCAAACTCTCCTGCCTGGCCGATGGACAGTCCTCCAGAGCCCAGGATGAGGACTTTCCTGGGCCTCACAAcctcttcaggcttcatggaacCAGGAAAGGTGAGGTGGTCCATCAGACACTGTTTCACTGGAAACACATTttcaatttaaataaatgaacgtcacgtcacacagaacacacgcGACGGGTAATAAAATCCAAACGCTTCTGTTAAAATTACCAGATTTTGCAGAGTTGCCTTCTTTGTGGTTTCTCACAGTGTTGAGAAAAACATCGAACAGGCTGACCAGGTCTGTTGGTCCGGCCATGTGCTCAGGGTGGAACTGAAcactgaggacaaaaaaaaaaaagaattttattCACTGAAGAGGTTTGAATTCACATCACGTGTGTGCAGGTGGCAGAGAAGTGTTACCTGAACAAAGGTTTGGTGTTGTGCACGATGCCCTCGTTGGTGTGGTCATTAGCGTTGGTGAAGAGCACGTCCCAGTCTTTAGGCAGGGTGTCAGGGTCGACGGCGAAGCCGTGATTCTGACTGGTGATGAAGCAGCGGTCTGTTCCATTATGGATGCACGGCTGGTTGTGGCCACGGTTACCATACCTGAGAAACGGACAGAAGGATgaagtcctgtgaatttggaaGCATGGGAGCCATGTTTGACACGATGCCCTTTGACTTAGAGGAAGAAATGTGAGTGTTTCAGTTGAAGAAAGGCTGATTTATCTGTAAACCCAAGCGGtttctttaaaggtagggtaggagattttgaaaactcagtgagagtcagccagatttggaaagtaaacacacgcccctttctctcggagctcaccccgaagccacgcctcccaatcacatggacgcgcatcacctgaagacgagctgcggtctgtgacttcggccatcatgcacgtacctctctggtgcacagagcaggaagagagtgacaaccagccaatactccgcacagggtccacccggaggattggctgatgtttttagtagggatgtcccgatccgatcacgtgatcggaaatcgggtccgattatgtgatttcagactcgatcggaatcggacattacctcccgatcaggactcggatatatatttatcagggctgtcaaagttaacgccttctgtgcagggtggctctgcgtcttgtagtgtaggggtatgacagctgcttttggcacgagaggtcctgggttcgagacttcgaTGCTGCGTGTGGCCACACACACGCgcgttttgctgcaatgagtgcctttatagagagtcctgaaagtatcggatcgggactcggtatcggcagatactcaaaatcaaatgactcagactcggactcgagggcaaaaaaacctgatcgggacatccctagtttttagtgttttatagcttccacagatgattcatattcttcgttttaatgcgaaactgccgaactaatcggttgctatcggattgtaaagagaagttacactaatttaacaaaaagtgcatcagactGAAATCtgctacccgacctttaatgaTGGGTTTTATAAAACGTAAACAAGCCTCAGTGAAGCTTTAAACTTTCTTTCCGGGTGGACAAACGTACACCTGTAGTTTACTGTCCTGTTTGCAATCTGCCTTTGAGATATCGGCAACATTCCAGCGTCCTGAAACAATGAGCATGTGCTGCCCGTCCTGACCTTCATTCACACCCTGCAGCAGATAAGGCTGCCATCGCTGGAGCGTCTCTCACCAGTGTGTTTATTTAGCCTGTTTCATAACACAGCTGAACAAGACTCCAGCACCCATCCAGGACGGGCCAGACTGCTGAGAACAGCAAAAGTCTGCATAGAAACACAAGTCTTGTGTTTCTAGACAGCATTGAGGGGGTTTGAATAAGATTCACAGACTGGGGTCACTGAGGGCACATGTCTCCCTTTTGTCTGTTCCAAGGGCTGCATGCCATGCAGGACTCTCCAACTTAAAGCCAATCTGATGGACCGCCTGCTCCTtttcaaagggttaaaacaaTAACAAGTCGCTTTAGTGCCGTTGAAAACATTATACAAAAGGTATTAAAGAAGGGACTGACTTCATCTTGTAGGTTTTTGCTCCGATGACCAAAGAGAGCAGCTGGTGGCCCAGGCAGATGCCAAACACAGGCTTTGGGTGATCCACACAGACCACCTTTCTCACATTGTCGATGGTGGCCCGACAGAACTGTGGATCGCCGGGACCGTTACTGATGAACAAGCCATCAAAATCTGGAGAAAATGATGAGATATAAGTGTCTTTGTCCACATGttgaagcaaaaacaaacacagcctgtaaggttctggtgtgtgtgtgtgagactgaccGGCGGTGTCCAGCGGGTGATCCCAGGGTACGACTGTGACGCAGGCTCCTCTCTGAACCAGGCACCGGATCTGATTGTTTTTGATCCCGCAGTCCAGGACTGTGATCCTCAAGCTTCCGCTGGGGTTGAACACTCGTGGCTCCTGGAGACAAAACGGAAATAACCGGAATGCTGACAGGcgaaaaatacaatataattCGGTAATAATGGCTGCGTGAGTTACCTTCATGGAGACCTCCTGGACAAGGTTTCTCTGGTCCGGGTTATCAAAGGGAACGCTGTCCTCAAGAGTCCCGTCCACAACGAGCTTACCCAGCATGGTGCCCTTCTCTCTGATCTTTTTGGTCAGGCAGCGGGTGTCCACCCCTGGAGTAAGCAGAGGTGGTTTTGGCTAAACTGATCATCTTATACTCATACATAAAGTCCTGtacctctgtggaaacagcacaatgatAGCTAGAAGTACAGAGAACTCAAACATGTTTGATGCAGCATAACACAGTTATAAAGATTAACTAAAGGTGAGGATTCTCTGACCCTGTAGTCCAGGAACGCCTTGTTCCTTGAGCCACTGGTCCAGAGACTTGACTGAACTCCAGTGACTGGGGCTCTCCGACAGCTCTCCGATGATCAGAGCTGCAGCGTGGATCTTGGACGACTCGaaccactgagacacaaaacaaacaaaaacatacacaaacctAAACATCTGACACTCTGATGTGTGCAAATCTCATATATAAACTCACTGTAGAACTCACCCTGCTCAGTCCAAACTCTCCGTCTTCATCCTTTGGAACACCGTAGTTGCCCACCAGTGGGTAAGTGAGGGTGAGCAGCTGGCAGCGGTAGGATGGGTCAGTAAGAGCCTCGGGGTATCCCACCATGCCCGTCTGAAACACTGAGCACATGAGATGGTGTCAATGCACTAAAACTACAAACACCTTTATTATTCACACACcctgtaaatacacacataacacagcacaggtctgtgtggacaggATGTCAGGGACTACCACTTCCTGTTGCCAACACGCTTTTGATCTTGATCTTGCTCTTGGGCACATGCAGATGACTCACACAGTGAAATTTGGCCTTTTTTATAATCAGTATTGCCTAATCCAATAATGCAGCGTGGCCACATTACaacacagtgtgacagtgtgcgCCCCTTGGCGCAACTCTGACGCATttttctgccaaaaaaaaacaacaggtagATCCTGATATCTGAGTGGATGGATGAAGTGTGCGTGGGGTTCACATGAGGAAGCGAACTGACGCGTGGTGCAGGGCGCATGCGGAGAAGTCGTGTTGACTTCCTGCACCTCCTCACACTAATTTCAGTGTTTGGCAACAAATCCCCAACAAAGTGGGTTAGGTGATCAAAGTTTGTAGTTCTGAACCTTTTGTTCGGACACGTGACGTCATCAACTACAAAATACTACACGGAAAAActtcagttacacacacacacacacacacacaggtgggttTTGTAGACGCTAACTAAAAGTTAGctaacactttttaaaaaatgatttaccAACTTCTCCCGACACCGACACGTTTGCCCCAAAAAGGCGGCCTCTGAACCTCGTCCCGTCCTCCAGGATCAGCGTTGCCATCTTTGACATGTTTTGGGCTGATACCGGCAGCTGGTTCCGGGGATAACTGATGGATTGTTTCTGAAGCAGGGATGAATGATTCCGCTCCACGTGAAGCTCACGCCGCgcagaggagcaggagatgcCCCCGAGGAGTCTCAGcaataaactgaaagaaagCACCGATGGACACCCGAGGTGTTCCCGCCGAACAGAGACGACGTCCTGATGAATCCGGTGTGAGTCtggaaacaataacaacaacgaAGGTGGCTGTAGTTGGATGATTTTCGGGGTGGTAAGGACGGGATGAAGTGTGCGAAGTGTTCCACACGCGCCGCCAGCAGCGTGGAAGTCGGCCCGGAGCGTGGACCGTGAAGTTTGACGGAATAATGGCGGGCACTTCCGCTTtgggatttcaaaataaaatacaaagcgGCGCCGTACTAGCACAAGATG
Encoded here:
- the cad gene encoding multifunctional protein CAD; this translates as MSKMATLILEDGTRFRGRLFGANVSVSGEVVFQTGMVGYPEALTDPSYRCQLLTLTYPLVGNYGVPKDEDGEFGLSRWFESSKIHAAALIIGELSESPSHWSSVKSLDQWLKEQGVPGLQGVDTRCLTKKIREKGTMLGKLVVDGTLEDSVPFDNPDQRNLVQEVSMKEPRVFNPSGSLRITVLDCGIKNNQIRCLVQRGACVTVVPWDHPLDTADFDGLFISNGPGDPQFCRATIDNVRKVVCVDHPKPVFGICLGHQLLSLVIGAKTYKMKYGNRGHNQPCIHNGTDRCFITSQNHGFAVDPDTLPKDWDVLFTNANDHTNEGIVHNTKPLFSVQFHPEHMAGPTDLVSLFDVFLNTVRNHKEGNSAKSVKQCLMDHLTFPGSMKPEEVVRPRKVLILGSGGLSIGQAGEFDYSGSQAIKALKEENIQTVLINPNIATVQTSKGLADKVYFLPITPEYVTQVIKNERPDGVLLTFGGQTALNCGVELTKLGVLEKYHVKVLGTPVASIEMTEDRKIFVEKMEEINEHVAPSEAALSVEQAVAAAERLGYPVLVRSAFALGGLGSGFANNREELTTLVTSAFAHTSQVLVDKSLKGWKEIEYEVVRDAYDNCVTVCNMENIDPLGIHTGESIVVAPSQTLNDHEYNMLRNTAIKVIRHLGIVGECNIQYALNPESDQYYIIEVNARLSRSSALASKATGYPLAYVAAKLGLGIPLPLLKNSVTNSTTANFEPSLDYCVVKVPRWDLSKFLRVSTKIGSSMKSVGEVMAIGRSFEEAFQKALRMVDENCVGFDHTIKPVSERELQTPTDKRIFVLAAALRAGYTVDQLYELTKIDRWFLHKMKNIADHERLLETYNQDESTMPPEVMLKAKQLGFSDKQIALAVQSTELAVRKLRRDWSILPVVKQIDTVAAEWPAHTNYLYLTYHGTENDLGFSDQHVMVIGSGVYRIGSSVEFDWCAVGCIMELRKMGFKTIMVNYNPETVSTDYDMCDRLYFDEISFEVVMDIYERENPEGVILSMGGQLPNNIAMALHRQQCRILGTSPEFIDTAENRFKFSRMLDTIGISQPQWKELSETESAVKFCQTVGYPSLVRPSYVLSGAAMNVAYSDSDLEKYLSNAVAVSKEHPVVISKFIQEAKEIDVDAVACDGVVIAIAVSEHVENAGVHSGDATLVTPPQDLNQKTIERIKMIVHAIGQELQVTGPFNLQLIAKDDQLKVIECNVRVSRSFPFVSKTLGVDLVALATQAIMGEEVEPVGLMRGKGIVGVKVPQFSFSRLAGADVVLGVEMTSTGEVACFGENRYEAYLKAMLSTGFKIPKNNILLSIGSYKNKSELLPTVKALESLGYDLYASLGTADFYTEHGVKVTAVDWPFEEEEEEDSDCPTKEKQRSIMNYLADNHFDLVINLSMRNSGGRRLSSFVTKGYRTRRMAIDYSVPLIIDIKCTKLFVQALRQIGRSPPVKTHIDSMTSQTLVRLPGLIDVHVHLREPGATHKEDFSSGTAAALAGGVTLVCAMPNTAPAVTDTSTLALVQKLAKAGCRCDYALYVGAASDNAAVLPSIASQAAGLKMYLNDTYSTLKMDNVSLWMEHFEKWPKHLPIVAHAEKQTVAAILMVAQLYQRPVHICHVAKKEEILIIRAAKQKGIQVTCEVAPHHLFLCEENLSDIGSGRAQVRPMLGSREDMEALWENLDIIDCFATDHAPHSVEEKNSERPPPGYPGLETMLPLLLTALSDGRLTLDDIVKRLYDNPRRIFNLPVQENTYVEVDLEQEWVIPQAMQFTKSKWTPFQGMKMKGKVRRVVLRGEVAYIDGQVLVPPGYGEDVKTWPAASVHPPEPVKEIPTTPEHPRLTSPCDGQVRTRAPSPRRSAGESRYLLPPRIHRSSDPGLPPEMVMLPPANAGDGYSHPPPLSRLLSPQSGPGQLPPGQVTHFQTSPMLHPLVGQHILSVRQFSKEQISHLFNVAHTLRLMVQKERSLEILKGKVMASMFYEVSTRTSSSFAAAMQRLGGSVVHFCESTSSSQKGESLADSVQTMSCYADVLVLRHPTPGAVESASRHCRKPVINAGDGVGEHPTQALLDVFTIREELGTVNGMTITMVGDLKHGRTVHSLAKLLTQYRITLRYVAPKNLHMPAEIISYVASKGIKQEEFDSIEEALPETDVLYMTRIQKERFASEEEYKACFGQFILTPHIMTVAKKKMVVMHPLPRVNEISAEVDTDPRAAYFRQAENGMYIRMALLATVLSR